The following coding sequences lie in one Moritella viscosa genomic window:
- a CDS encoding sensor protein, histidine kinase: MNYKFNIHSYICVCVLFTTVLVTSFVSYSLDESKNNHDNKVATLMAFSQEKNLQHKLIINAIKSFFKSSVKVNENEFSTFTRELLGAREALIFTLTPEMRLGYISDEKFAPKLEQLKTILDEHGNLRGKLDNYELIGVDINDPHMPYLFYATPIKRLLFNINKLKNTCFQYSSSQLSVKNKNCMMRSTSIIPEFFSHNTKLKISLPEYNFDYTLSIGSRASPSMIIEFVCVLLSLIFICSLIFVLLYFKLENKRLFKRITRENKLNVAMVSSINHEIRTPINALLGYSQMLRDMPEISDEHSALIEKVQWSANLLSSVAESTLNYSKSTLGALVLNNVPVNTMQCIGNIQDYYNKLSIPAGKTLCFHVSEKLPAVISVDSSKLFQVITNMINNALKYSTGKAVRCHIDICQRVGFNEESIIRGYYVRILIQDSGLGMSKSTKELLINPFTVDTESKLKHVSSIGLGLYTCNQLLAQVGGKLRLHSVKNEGTKIMLHFPCQLDSSRLSQRLNPINYSDVHILIVDDNSFNLEVCNAMLVEKQFNTVCANNSKVALTQFVNAEPDVVIVDYQLDEMNGLELIAKMKCIQGNAQTQYFILSANDKNEIVDSACHPDIYFMKKPFNTAIFLSCLGQNN; this comes from the coding sequence ATGAATTATAAATTTAATATTCACAGTTATATTTGTGTTTGTGTTTTATTTACGACCGTCCTTGTTACTTCATTTGTCAGTTATAGTTTAGATGAATCTAAAAATAACCACGATAACAAAGTGGCAACGCTAATGGCGTTTAGTCAAGAAAAGAATTTACAACATAAACTTATTATTAATGCGATTAAATCTTTTTTTAAATCTTCAGTAAAGGTAAATGAAAATGAGTTTTCTACTTTTACCCGAGAGTTGTTGGGGGCAAGAGAAGCGCTAATTTTTACCTTAACACCTGAAATGAGGCTAGGTTATATTTCGGATGAAAAGTTTGCACCTAAATTGGAACAGTTAAAAACCATTTTAGATGAACATGGCAATCTTAGGGGGAAACTTGATAACTATGAGTTGATCGGTGTTGATATAAATGATCCTCATATGCCATATTTATTTTATGCTACACCAATAAAACGCCTGTTATTTAACATCAATAAATTGAAAAATACTTGTTTTCAATATTCTTCATCACAACTATCTGTTAAAAATAAAAATTGTATGATGCGATCAACAAGCATCATACCTGAGTTTTTTAGTCATAATACCAAACTGAAAATTAGCCTCCCAGAGTATAACTTTGATTATACGCTAAGTATCGGCTCGCGGGCGTCACCATCAATGATCATTGAGTTTGTTTGTGTACTATTATCCTTAATATTTATTTGTTCGCTTATTTTTGTGTTGCTGTATTTTAAATTAGAGAATAAGCGTTTATTTAAACGTATTACGAGGGAAAATAAACTAAATGTCGCGATGGTATCAAGTATTAATCATGAAATTCGAACGCCGATTAATGCGTTATTAGGTTATAGCCAGATGCTAAGGGATATGCCTGAAATCAGTGATGAACATAGTGCTCTTATTGAAAAGGTACAGTGGTCGGCTAATTTACTGTCTTCAGTGGCTGAAAGCACCTTGAATTACAGCAAGTCAACTTTAGGGGCTTTAGTATTAAACAACGTTCCGGTCAATACCATGCAATGTATAGGTAATATCCAAGATTATTATAACAAGTTGAGCATTCCAGCAGGTAAAACATTATGTTTTCATGTCAGTGAGAAGTTACCTGCAGTAATCAGTGTTGATAGTTCTAAATTATTTCAAGTTATCACCAACATGATTAATAATGCATTGAAATATAGTACGGGTAAGGCTGTACGTTGTCATATTGATATTTGTCAGCGTGTAGGTTTTAACGAGGAGTCAATAATTCGTGGTTATTATGTGCGTATTTTGATCCAAGATTCTGGACTTGGCATGTCAAAATCAACCAAAGAGTTACTTATTAATCCTTTCACAGTGGATACTGAATCAAAACTAAAACATGTCTCGAGTATTGGGTTGGGGCTTTATACTTGTAACCAATTATTAGCTCAGGTCGGCGGCAAGCTAAGGCTGCACAGTGTTAAAAATGAGGGTACTAAAATCATGCTGCACTTTCCATGTCAGTTGGATTCATCAAGATTATCACAACGATTAAATCCGATAAATTACAGTGATGTACATATTTTAATTGTCGACGATAACAGCTTTAATCTGGAAGTATGTAATGCGATGCTGGTAGAAAAACAGTTTAATACTGTTTGCGCGAATAACTCTAAAGTTGCGTTAACTCAATTTGTGAATGCAGAACCAGATGTTGTGATTGTTGATTATCAGTTAGATGAGATGAATGGATTGGAATTAATTGCCAAAATGAAATGTATTCAAGGGAATGCACAAACCCAATATTTTATTTTATCGGCTAATGATAAAAATGAGATAGTTGATAGTGCATGTCATCCCGATATTTACTTTATGAAAAAACCGTTTAATACCGCTATATTCTTAAGTTGCTTGGGACAAAATAACTAG
- a CDS encoding putative transcriptional regulator, with protein MVYKIYSYQKTVIMRVFSSFLRKMRTEHDLSQEDLRALLNERSHSFNSLDTISISRWERGINTPSLTKQSEIAEIFGDDLFNIYSSNADFVEESLSFIQLSSCVKNDKVTHPYYKNEQYYTQSMLPDDANFESMLELCLMYEGNPRLFPTRQKITTTESLKPLTLVSAFCSLNQLVGHCLFCKVTTKALFEFMNSSIGILELLNIEKQDRANVLVVLSSFGVSPQIDNHMMSVYLNQLATDKTMEYLSFSTCDSKLKQKLMQMKIPMFKVKPIEHKSKIIQNYSFIMSRSEVMANRNMLMLSVIPTRKIQPTNVGI; from the coding sequence ATGGTATATAAAATATACTCTTATCAAAAAACTGTAATAATGAGGGTGTTTTCAAGTTTTTTAAGAAAAATGCGCACAGAACATGACCTTTCTCAAGAGGACTTACGCGCTTTATTAAATGAGAGGAGCCATTCTTTTAATAGCTTAGATACAATCTCGATCAGCCGTTGGGAACGTGGTATTAACACACCGTCTTTAACCAAACAGTCCGAAATAGCGGAAATTTTTGGTGATGATCTGTTTAATATCTATAGTTCAAATGCTGATTTTGTAGAAGAAAGTTTATCTTTTATTCAACTTTCGTCTTGCGTCAAGAATGATAAAGTTACTCACCCTTATTATAAAAATGAGCAATACTATACTCAATCAATGCTACCTGATGATGCTAATTTTGAATCGATGTTAGAGCTTTGTTTGATGTATGAAGGGAATCCCCGTTTATTTCCAACACGTCAAAAAATTACGACTACAGAGTCGCTAAAACCACTCACTTTAGTATCTGCTTTTTGTAGTTTGAACCAACTCGTTGGACATTGCTTATTTTGCAAGGTAACCACGAAAGCATTATTTGAATTTATGAATAGCAGCATAGGTATTTTGGAATTACTGAATATTGAGAAACAAGACCGAGCGAATGTATTGGTCGTACTCTCTTCTTTTGGTGTATCCCCACAAATTGATAATCATATGATGTCTGTCTACCTTAATCAGCTAGCGACAGATAAAACGATGGAATATTTAAGTTTTAGTACTTGTGATAGCAAATTGAAACAAAAATTAATGCAGATGAAAATTCCCATGTTTAAAGTCAAACCAATTGAACACAAATCTAAAATCATTCAGAATTATTCGTTTATTATGAGTCGTTCTGAAGTTATGGCAAACCGAAATATGCTGATGCTTTCAGTTATACCAACACGAAAAATACAACCTACGAACGTCGGTATATAG
- a CDS encoding transposase, IS3 family IS51 group, with the protein MCRVFKLHRSGFYAWLNKPVSDRTIEDNRLLKLIKEFYVVSGGTYGSPWIHRDLRDAGESCSVNRVAKIMSEHKLKAQIGYKRRHIKGGKTSRIADNLLVRQFNPPRPNQSWVSDITYIRTHEGFLYLATVLDLFSRRVVGWSMDKNMDKHLVMKALLMAVYQRQPKSEVMVHTDQGSQYGSSDYLALMKEHKLVPSMSRRGNCHDNAVAESFFATIKKHIIKKKIYSTRNDAKAEIFNFIEMFYNPKKRHSHTGGVSPAKFEETYYSKLETV; encoded by the coding sequence ATGTGCCGGGTATTTAAATTACACCGCAGTGGTTTTTATGCTTGGTTAAATAAACCAGTAAGTGACAGAACAATTGAAGATAACCGCTTGCTCAAATTAATCAAAGAGTTCTATGTGGTTAGCGGTGGAACATACGGTAGTCCTTGGATACACCGTGATTTACGTGATGCAGGTGAATCATGCAGCGTTAACCGTGTGGCAAAGATAATGTCTGAGCACAAGCTCAAGGCTCAAATTGGCTATAAACGCCGACATATTAAAGGCGGTAAGACGTCACGAATAGCGGATAACTTGTTAGTTCGTCAATTCAACCCACCAAGGCCGAACCAATCGTGGGTGAGCGACATCACCTACATCAGAACACATGAAGGTTTCTTGTACCTTGCTACAGTCTTGGACTTATTTTCTAGACGAGTCGTTGGTTGGTCGATGGATAAAAATATGGATAAGCATTTAGTCATGAAAGCATTGCTAATGGCAGTTTATCAACGCCAGCCAAAATCTGAAGTGATGGTACACACGGATCAAGGTAGCCAATATGGTAGCTCAGATTACTTAGCATTGATGAAAGAGCACAAGCTTGTACCTTCGATGAGTCGTCGAGGTAATTGCCATGATAATGCGGTTGCTGAAAGCTTTTTCGCAACAATCAAAAAGCACATAATTAAGAAGAAGATATATTCGACGCGTAACGATGCGAAAGCAGAGATATTTAATTTTATAGAAATGTTTTACAATCCTAAAAAGCGTCACTCACATACAGGCGGTGTTTCTCCTGCTAAATTTGAGGAAACGTATTATTCTAAGTTAGAAACTGTCTAG
- a CDS encoding HTH_type transcriptional regulator, AraC family, which produces MHKIISTQQCQLVDEWNEFLSTNFSLFSATKLTDKFQCTADLVHYDTGVKFTKVTASPRIMTTIKSSSNAYFFLILSKGPIKWINGSRWGELKQGGMVVFDLSKTVRYELRQHCDVTTLLLPYDHYIDDATVESIRHHCSPLFNDAIYEILQGMTSSDDNLYQKIMAVSSLLPLTICSRKNEKKADKIFDLARKYIRENAHDSSFNLHKLAAKLYMTERAIQRLLVANGTTYSQLIKVARISLLTSKLKKSTTKTISQMCYESGFNSYANAYMQFKSVHGQTIGELKLQLKLPQ; this is translated from the coding sequence ATGCATAAGATTATTTCAACACAGCAGTGCCAGTTAGTCGATGAATGGAATGAGTTTTTATCTACTAATTTTAGCTTATTCAGTGCTACGAAATTGACCGATAAATTTCAGTGCACAGCTGATCTCGTTCATTATGATACAGGCGTTAAATTTACAAAAGTTACAGCGTCTCCAAGAATAATGACCACTATTAAAAGTTCTTCTAACGCGTACTTTTTTCTTATTTTGTCAAAAGGGCCAATTAAATGGATAAATGGCAGTAGATGGGGTGAATTAAAACAGGGAGGAATGGTTGTCTTCGACCTCAGCAAAACAGTTCGGTATGAGTTACGTCAGCATTGCGATGTAACTACATTATTACTACCTTACGACCACTATATAGATGATGCAACAGTTGAAAGTATTAGACATCATTGCTCACCTTTATTTAACGATGCTATTTATGAAATTCTTCAAGGGATGACGAGTAGTGACGACAATCTTTACCAAAAAATAATGGCTGTATCCAGCTTATTACCGCTAACAATCTGTAGCAGAAAAAACGAGAAAAAAGCAGATAAAATCTTTGATCTAGCAAGAAAATATATCAGGGAAAATGCGCATGATTCCTCATTTAATTTGCATAAGCTAGCCGCAAAATTGTACATGACGGAGAGAGCCATTCAGCGCCTATTAGTTGCTAATGGGACGACTTACTCTCAATTAATTAAGGTTGCTAGAATTAGCTTACTTACAAGCAAGTTGAAAAAAAGTACAACAAAAACAATTTCTCAAATGTGCTACGAGAGTGGCTTTAACTCATATGCAAATGCGTACATGCAATTTAAATCAGTTCACGGACAGACAATAGGTGAACTTAAATTACAGCTTAAGTTACCGCAGTAA
- a CDS encoding transposase, IS3 family IS51 group, whose protein sequence is MSKGKRYTQEFKIEAVKQITERGYSVAEVSERLGICTKTLYHWRSQLSDKPKQAKSSDEQLRIAKLESELKRVTEERDILKKAARYFASNPE, encoded by the coding sequence ATGAGCAAAGGCAAACGGTATACCCAAGAATTTAAAATTGAAGCAGTTAAACAAATCACTGAACGTGGCTATTCGGTAGCAGAAGTATCAGAACGACTTGGTATTTGTACTAAAACGTTATATCACTGGCGCAGCCAGTTATCAGATAAACCTAAACAAGCTAAATCATCTGATGAACAATTAAGGATCGCTAAACTTGAATCCGAGCTAAAACGGGTTACGGAGGAGCGAGATATCCTAAAAAAGGCCGCAAGGTACTTTGCCAGCAATCCCGAGTAA
- a CDS encoding response regulator, with the protein MNILIVDDQKFVREAIKSDLVETRFEHDFQMFEAEDANQGIETIVATEGNIDLLILDLKMNNSDGMEVINFLSVHPCYSNIPLAVISSSDKRTLGLVGSIVSSLKLNLVGVFEKPINVGFILAQATRLQSQYDNEIRVKSPESASDYDIDKLLEDEQILLCFQPQVDMKSKCIIGFEVLARMYDENGYIYPDTFLPLIDKAGLNVEFSKMIIATAFKYWESETNFTNYRLSINVTAEDLICDSLIDYIISYKKTHSHINLILELTESQKVINQACVLNSIARLIINDIGISLDDFGKSYSTYERLDIIPFNEIKIDRSFVCDIDTNKQHLLIVESTIALAKKMSVSVVAEGIETESIFNILDELGCDIGQGYLYSPPIEGRYLKAWVNRYVHKDAAINEH; encoded by the coding sequence ATGAATATTTTGATTGTCGATGACCAAAAATTTGTCCGAGAAGCGATTAAATCCGATCTTGTCGAGACTCGTTTCGAGCATGATTTTCAGATGTTTGAAGCTGAAGATGCAAATCAAGGTATTGAAACTATTGTTGCTACCGAAGGCAATATTGATTTACTGATCTTGGATTTAAAAATGAATAACAGCGACGGAATGGAGGTGATTAACTTCTTATCTGTGCACCCATGTTATTCAAACATACCACTTGCGGTTATTAGCTCTTCGGATAAACGGACTCTTGGGTTAGTCGGTAGTATTGTTAGCAGCTTGAAATTGAATTTAGTTGGAGTTTTTGAAAAACCGATTAATGTGGGCTTTATTTTAGCGCAAGCGACACGCTTACAAAGCCAGTATGATAATGAAATCCGAGTAAAATCACCCGAGAGTGCATCTGATTATGATATAGATAAGCTGCTTGAGGATGAACAAATATTACTTTGTTTTCAACCTCAAGTGGATATGAAAAGTAAATGTATTATAGGCTTTGAAGTGTTAGCCAGAATGTACGATGAGAATGGTTATATTTATCCCGATACGTTTTTACCTTTGATTGATAAGGCTGGGCTTAATGTCGAATTTTCGAAGATGATTATCGCTACAGCATTCAAATACTGGGAGAGTGAAACGAACTTTACTAACTATAGGTTATCGATTAATGTCACTGCTGAAGATTTGATTTGTGATAGCTTGATTGATTACATCATTAGTTATAAGAAAACTCACTCTCACATTAACTTAATCTTAGAGCTTACTGAATCACAAAAAGTGATTAATCAAGCCTGCGTATTAAACTCTATCGCGCGATTGATTATTAATGATATCGGTATTTCATTAGATGATTTTGGTAAAAGTTATTCTACTTATGAACGTTTAGATATCATCCCTTTTAATGAAATTAAAATTGATCGCTCTTTTGTGTGTGATATTGATACCAACAAACAGCATCTTCTTATTGTTGAGTCCACGATCGCCTTGGCTAAAAAAATGTCTGTTAGCGTTGTTGCTGAAGGCATTGAAACTGAAAGTATATTTAATATTTTAGATGAGCTTGGTTGTGATATTGGACAAGGTTATCTATATAGCCCACCAATTGAAGGGCGTTACTTAAAAGCTTGGGTTAATCGTTACGTGCATAAGGATGCTGCTATTAATGAACATTGA
- a CDS encoding putative exported protein translates to MKHFIISLLVLASTSVIAQECSINISRSAPDTRFVLNNEGSVKDQLTGLTWMRCRLGQTWNRVDKTCDGTPQGFYWQSALTTVETINDPNGNHALHQFSGIKQWRLPNIKELDSLTEVACYGPAMNTKTFASSFKQEVGDLSADLWSNTPAGNTVDPSDSADGKKIMTYSTMNGEIYPRLPGRYEFGVLLVGE, encoded by the coding sequence ATGAAACACTTTATTATTTCTCTACTTGTTCTTGCTTCTACCTCTGTTATCGCACAGGAATGCTCTATTAATATTTCTCGTTCAGCGCCTGATACACGCTTTGTCCTTAACAATGAAGGTTCTGTAAAAGACCAGCTAACAGGTTTAACTTGGATGCGCTGTCGACTTGGACAAACTTGGAATAGGGTTGATAAAACATGTGATGGCACACCACAGGGTTTTTACTGGCAAAGTGCGCTGACTACTGTTGAAACTATTAATGATCCTAATGGTAACCATGCACTGCATCAGTTTTCTGGTATAAAGCAGTGGCGTTTACCTAATATTAAAGAATTAGATTCATTAACAGAGGTTGCCTGCTATGGACCAGCAATGAATACAAAAACGTTTGCTAGTTCTTTCAAACAGGAAGTTGGGGATCTGTCTGCAGATCTATGGAGTAATACACCTGCAGGTAATACAGTAGATCCTAGTGACTCTGCTGATGGTAAAAAAATAATGACTTATTCAACTATGAATGGCGAAATTTACCCTCGATTACCAGGGAGGTATGAGTTTGGTGTTTTATTAGTTGGGGAGTAA
- a CDS encoding putative exported protein, which yields MKKLLCIGLMVCSASVIAGEWDYPNVQSTVSSAEEALTFLQQAYPEFGDYQLRYQTESKLGHHYNFNVLINGEYQPQKAIVVSTNKDFFVSRVFKSLENTVVRNGQPTVAAELKAPRELEAIRPPVLSKGQVESVSARLFTPDLRTMDRQPAPDSPWADITEYPNVPQYLLKNTEVLKSGGKYYLSNSRVTQVDAKALVSVDPVTGKKTADNSMFLSENELMSFSSEEDLRQLSYTDDSFAQLMAFYHLDLSLRYIESLGFNIFNHPINFDARGLSANNSTYYYGSKAAIFGIGGGSADALDADIVLHELGHGIHYQIVPDWAYGHTGAIGEGFGDYWAGSYSYRTQFEEATSSGQAFEIDTVFNWDGYFGHKKGTRSLANQDARYFENAEYRAHEYVAGELGDELWSTPLFQSLKDSVGLYQAEAFSEFDALVLESMYGLGRGLKMHDMAQNMVYVAKVMYPGKAYADILQRNFNEHGLLKSAFNIETSSKYVDPNKALIMKLSPTGRQASIQGEMILSGMKKHAFQHNKFTALEVSLPLPQSQIRGKSMQLDTNLAYKFEENLATQEWNNSQTLVYGTPKLSTDIKYVDSIIPDAKGGNAGVKTFNFTLADRNAKVGEQFAVFLDIEHDKLSDLKVSLTSPHGTKVNLLEHKRSSTSGFTGYFTTEHDDVMSVFKSQLSWGTWRLEIIDYATENSGRLKSWAIGPIDSYLCAEENNNNNNNNNNNNQSSGGSTSLSLLALLLTLLAGRLSTVRKTLFTTLRK from the coding sequence ATGAAAAAATTATTATGTATTGGGCTTATGGTTTGTTCCGCATCAGTGATTGCTGGGGAGTGGGATTACCCGAATGTTCAAAGTACAGTCAGCAGTGCAGAGGAAGCGCTGACGTTTCTACAGCAAGCGTATCCAGAATTTGGAGACTACCAATTACGTTATCAAACCGAATCTAAGCTTGGGCATCACTACAACTTTAATGTTTTGATTAATGGTGAATATCAACCACAGAAAGCTATTGTCGTTAGTACCAATAAAGACTTCTTTGTTAGTCGAGTTTTTAAGAGTTTAGAAAATACGGTTGTTAGAAACGGTCAGCCAACCGTTGCTGCTGAATTAAAGGCGCCAAGGGAGCTTGAAGCAATAAGACCGCCTGTGCTATCTAAGGGGCAGGTTGAATCTGTTTCAGCCCGTTTATTTACTCCTGATTTAAGAACGATGGATCGCCAACCAGCACCTGATTCACCGTGGGCAGATATTACTGAGTATCCGAATGTACCTCAGTACCTTTTAAAAAATACTGAGGTACTTAAATCGGGAGGGAAATATTACCTCTCGAATTCACGGGTGACTCAAGTTGATGCAAAGGCGCTGGTTAGTGTCGATCCTGTTACAGGTAAGAAAACTGCTGATAACAGTATGTTTTTATCTGAAAATGAATTGATGTCTTTCTCTTCAGAAGAAGACCTTAGGCAATTATCTTACACCGATGATTCCTTTGCTCAACTAATGGCATTTTATCACCTTGATTTATCTCTTCGTTATATCGAGTCCTTAGGGTTTAATATTTTTAATCATCCTATTAATTTCGATGCGCGTGGGCTGTCAGCTAATAACTCTACATATTATTACGGCTCTAAAGCTGCGATATTTGGTATCGGAGGTGGTTCTGCAGATGCGTTGGATGCAGATATTGTACTGCATGAACTCGGACATGGTATTCATTATCAAATAGTCCCAGATTGGGCCTATGGGCATACCGGTGCTATAGGTGAAGGGTTTGGTGATTACTGGGCTGGAAGTTATAGCTATCGCACCCAATTTGAAGAAGCAACTTCTTCTGGTCAAGCCTTTGAAATTGACACTGTTTTTAATTGGGATGGTTATTTTGGTCATAAAAAAGGCACCCGAAGTCTGGCGAATCAAGATGCACGCTATTTTGAAAATGCTGAATATCGAGCGCATGAGTATGTTGCTGGCGAATTAGGGGATGAGCTTTGGTCAACGCCATTATTCCAATCTTTAAAAGATTCAGTGGGCTTATATCAAGCCGAAGCGTTCAGTGAATTTGATGCCTTGGTATTAGAATCTATGTATGGCTTAGGCCGAGGTCTTAAAATGCACGATATGGCACAAAATATGGTGTATGTAGCTAAAGTCATGTATCCAGGGAAAGCTTATGCAGATATTTTACAGCGTAACTTCAACGAGCACGGATTACTAAAATCAGCATTTAATATAGAGACCTCATCAAAATACGTAGATCCTAATAAAGCACTCATAATGAAGCTATCACCGACAGGTCGTCAAGCTTCGATCCAAGGTGAGATGATTTTATCTGGGATGAAAAAACATGCATTCCAACATAATAAGTTTACAGCACTAGAAGTATCACTTCCTCTTCCACAAAGTCAAATACGCGGTAAATCGATGCAATTGGACACAAATTTAGCCTATAAATTTGAAGAAAATTTAGCAACTCAAGAATGGAATAATAGTCAAACTTTGGTATATGGCACGCCTAAGTTGAGCACAGATATTAAATATGTCGATAGCATTATTCCCGATGCAAAAGGTGGTAATGCTGGAGTTAAAACATTTAACTTCACACTCGCAGATCGTAATGCAAAGGTTGGTGAACAATTTGCCGTCTTCCTTGATATTGAACATGACAAGCTATCTGACCTTAAAGTCTCTCTTACTTCTCCACATGGCACTAAGGTGAATTTACTCGAGCATAAAAGATCAAGCACATCTGGGTTTACGGGTTACTTTACCACCGAACACGATGACGTCATGTCGGTATTTAAAAGTCAACTTAGCTGGGGAACTTGGCGTCTGGAAATCATCGATTATGCAACTGAAAACAGTGGGAGATTAAAATCATGGGCTATAGGACCTATAGATAGTTATTTGTGCGCAGAAGAAAATAACAATAACAATAACAATAACAATAACAATAACCAGAGCTCAGGTGGTAGTACATCGCTATCATTATTGGCTTTACTCTTGACGTTATTAGCTGGTCGCCTATCGACTGTGCGAAAAACGTTATTCACAACTTTGAGAAAATAA
- a CDS encoding cytochrome b561 homolog: MSKFIQKFDITAKYLHWISALVILWASISGLYIAFFELETQIKAQILSFKVSITTVFIPLFCWRIYHRIKQGTPQAHPAMSTLEVKLAHVGHTLLYILVSLVLISGVLMMDHDVTIFQLFTIPQLLQQQSGIHFFETMHLYTCRLLVVLVVCHLAALIKHEVMGRRILKRMI, translated from the coding sequence ATGAGTAAATTCATCCAGAAATTTGATATAACCGCGAAATATCTTCATTGGATCTCCGCTCTCGTTATCTTGTGGGCAAGTATATCCGGGTTATACATCGCTTTTTTCGAGCTAGAAACGCAGATCAAAGCCCAAATTTTAAGTTTCAAAGTATCGATAACAACGGTATTTATTCCACTATTCTGCTGGCGTATTTACCACCGAATAAAACAAGGTACACCCCAAGCACATCCCGCGATGTCTACATTAGAAGTCAAACTCGCCCACGTCGGGCATACCTTGCTCTACATACTCGTTTCATTGGTGCTAATCAGTGGGGTATTGATGATGGATCATGATGTGACTATATTTCAGCTATTTACTATTCCACAACTACTTCAACAGCAAAGCGGTATTCATTTTTTTGAAACCATGCATTTGTATACCTGTCGATTATTAGTTGTATTAGTCGTGTGTCATTTAGCTGCATTAATAAAACATGAAGTGATGGGCAGACGTATTTTGAAAAGAATGATTTAG
- a CDS encoding secretion protein, HlyD family, with the protein MDESCHAHFYRRDIMYKRTSLTIISALIFSFASYTAPVHAKGGNAGKGAEHVVSVYTDTVQYHEVSQSISLIGKLQSDQFVSVAPEVAGKVDSIKIRANQTVKAGQLLVQLDDSKAQAALMEANAYFIDEQRKLNEYSTLVKSNAITQTEVYAQTALVDIAEARLAAAQANVNDHYLTAPFAGTVGLLDFSRGKMVSVGTELLTLDDLSTMQLDLAVPERYLSQLSTGMVVTATSRAWSGSSFKGEVVAIDSRINAETLNLRVRVNFENKDNRLKPGMMMSSSVVFPAINEPIIPVQALEYSGTKRFVYVVGEDARVTRTQVSLGARIIDQVLIESGLEIGDRIVVQGLVNMRNGLKVNDLTGQQGTN; encoded by the coding sequence ATGGATGAAAGCTGCCACGCTCATTTTTATAGAAGAGATATAATGTATAAACGTACTTCCCTTACGATAATTAGCGCTCTTATTTTTAGCTTCGCTAGCTATACGGCTCCCGTTCATGCCAAAGGTGGCAATGCTGGAAAAGGTGCTGAACATGTGGTTTCTGTATATACGGATACCGTGCAATACCACGAAGTTTCACAATCTATTTCATTGATTGGTAAATTACAGTCAGATCAATTTGTTAGCGTGGCACCTGAAGTGGCTGGTAAAGTCGACAGTATTAAGATTCGAGCCAATCAAACTGTGAAAGCAGGGCAGCTATTAGTGCAACTCGATGACAGTAAAGCGCAAGCTGCATTGATGGAAGCAAATGCTTATTTCATCGATGAACAACGCAAGCTTAATGAATATTCGACGCTGGTAAAAAGTAATGCTATCACGCAAACCGAGGTGTACGCACAAACGGCATTAGTGGATATTGCGGAAGCGCGTTTAGCTGCTGCACAAGCGAATGTGAATGATCATTATTTAACAGCCCCTTTTGCGGGTACAGTCGGCTTGCTAGATTTTAGCCGAGGAAAAATGGTGTCGGTAGGCACTGAATTATTAACACTGGATGACTTATCGACGATGCAACTGGATCTTGCTGTGCCTGAGCGTTATTTATCACAATTATCAACAGGCATGGTTGTTACCGCAACAAGTCGAGCATGGTCTGGCAGCAGCTTTAAAGGTGAAGTGGTTGCTATCGATTCACGGATTAATGCAGAAACATTAAACTTACGTGTTCGGGTTAATTTTGAGAATAAGGATAATCGTCTTAAACCAGGGATGATGATGTCATCAAGTGTGGTTTTCCCTGCGATTAACGAACCTATCATTCCTGTACAAGCGCTGGAGTATTCGGGTACTAAACGTTTTGTGTATGTGGTTGGTGAAGATGCGCGAGTGACGCGTACCCAAGTATCGTTAGGTGCACGTATTATTGATCAAGTTCTGATTGAAAGTGGTTTAGAAATTGGTGATCGTATCGTTGTTCAAGGCTTAGTTAATATGCGCAATGGCCTGAAAGTGAATGATTTGACTGGCCAACAGGGGACTAACTAA